The nucleotide sequence ttaaaaaacaaataccaTGATATTTTGTTTAGGCAGAATAGGTTAACAGTAATGCACTCATCATGAGCCCCATACACATTCCAAATATTGAGAAATAAAATAGGGATAATTTCCTAAGTGCTAATAGCAGGTTCATGGTTTGTCTGAGAATATCTGATGATCATCAGCACACCTCCATAACAGGACTGGCTCCAAAACACAGGCTTCAATTTAATCTGCCTGTGGAAAGAAGGTTTGATTCTTTACTGCTTTGCTAGAGCAGGTGGTATCGTTTTGGTTCACAGTATCCCTTCACTCTAATGTTTAAGTCCACTGACTTTATGAGCTAGgttacagtatttaaaatactttggtCAACAATGATCTGTTTCTATGTGGAATCTCTGGAATTCAAATCCACAAATAAGTTTTTACTTTAAAGTGTCATACATAGTTTGTTTATCACCTAAGAACAATGCAGTGACAGATGATTAAAGTAAAAACCCAAACTTTGACATCTGTGCTTTGCTAGGAAAAATGAAACTTGTAAGAAATAACTTCACATTTGTTTGCAGAAAAATCAGTTGGGTTTAGCAAATTTAGCAAATACAAATCAGATACTGTGATAAAAGTTGATTGTATTCCAGAGTCTTGTGTACCCTCCCATCATGGGAAAAAAGCATGTGCGGAGCGCCACTGCACAGAAAGCCACCTGGGAAAGCAATACATCATTGTATGAGGGAGGCAAATCTTCTCTTCACTGGTGGAAACATCTAGCACTGGGAGAAGCTGGGCATATGATCAGTAATGTTGGTAGTCTTCTTCCAACAGGCTGTTGCTGCAGCAGACCTGCCTCACTGAGGGAGCCGTCCTGACATCACTGATGCACACTTCCCTCTTCCTTGAGAACGTGGGCTATGTACCACTACCTCACTTTGCTCCTCTTGGTAAAGCTTAATTCCCAGATTGTGCGAAGATCTCTCATACACAGGCTGCAAATTGCAGATCAGTGTTGCCTGAGGACACGTTACTTTACAAAGGATAAACACAATAGTAATTCCTAGCAGGTGGACATATTGCCATTGAGAACTTTTTTAATGCCACTTTCTATTTCCTACTGTAGTGCACACACTGTGGGTTGCATGCATGTCATTCTCTACTGCAAATGTGATGCAGATGAATAGAGGAGATCATGTCTCCTCTAATGTGTCTGAAGGTTGTATTGGATGAGCTGAAAATGACTGCATGACAAGTAGCCCCCTTTTTTTAGTATAGCGCTGAAGTCATTTttgcagctttcatttttagctCCCCTCTTACGTCCGTAGCATAAGTCACTGGAGCAGAGGTGTATGTTGCTAGAACTTTAGCATCAGTTTCCACAAACTGAAAATCCACGATACAGTGCAGAAGTGGAAGGGTAAGGatgagaaaaagaggaaatctATTCTTCTGGTTTACCATTTTATTATAAACCaagatatttttcatacagAACAATGCAACGCATTACAATAAGAATCACTTTTGTTGTTTGGAAGGAGTTTCAGATATTTTGGGCTAATTGGGTTCTGACAGGAACAGTTTAACAGTATTCATCAGGTAagaatttcagcagcagcagagaaattgCCTCAGCTTTGCCTCTAATGTGGtgataaaatattgaaaaagaaacttcaaaatCTTGCAAAGACACACCACTTCTAGAGCACTTCTAGGTATTACATGAGTCTTGCAGTGCTTCCATTCTGAAGAGATGCAAAGACTAGCAAGTTTAAACACACAAATTACTAAAACAATGAAGTGGTAGAATTGTCATGGTTTCATGATTTAGTCCAGTAGtgtatttcattttgtatttcaaaataaattggaGGAAAACAGGTAAGTAGTTATAACTAGAACCTtgggtttccttttttcctataCATGTGCTTGCTTTGAGATTTCCCCCCAAAATGAAATGCACGTGAGAGTTTGTGGGATGAAAACATGCCATGTTGAACTGTTCAAGATCACCAAGAAGCCTTGAAATAGTCCAGAAACTAAATTCCGTCATTTACAGGCCAGTTCCTATGCTTTCTATTGGTGAAACATCAGAGTTGCCGTGACCCTGTCTGCCAACGTTACAACCAACTCAATGttgttttcaagattttttgCCTTCAAAATTTCTGTTGAAATCGCAAAAATGGACCAAGAGCTGTGCACCAACACTACTAATAGGATACAGCTCATATTTGTAATGCTTAATCTAATAGAAATCCATGTTAGAGATAGTTTTGCTGCAGTGTTTTACAAGTTAAATGAAGTGTGACGTGAGAGGAGTATCAGGAACCTAGTTCTGCCATTTCTGGTGGTCAGGTTTATGTTACTGGTTTTTGCAGTGCACGTATCCTTTATAGATCACTTACCCCAGATTTGTAATCTCACTTGAGGAGGGATTATACACCTTTGTGTTTATACAGCAAGAGATTCTGATCCAAACTGGAGTTTATGAACATAATAGTATTTAACAGTGAgaataatagtagtaataagTAGTAACACAGAGTAAATACTTGAATACTTCACAAAGCAGAGACATTTCTGTTCAGAGGAAATAAACATTTAGAAACCCTATGCAGAGGCCACCTTAAGTAAGTTATAGAGGACTTACTTTCTCTGGAAAACAACTGAAGTTTTTGAATTATTAACATCTTTTAACTGTTTATATTTCAGCTGCTATTACCAAAGcctgaaagttttttttttagctgattTTTAATGTGACTTAAATTAAACTACTGTTAAGAATTACTGAGAAAATCGAAACGATCTTAGCTCAAGTTTTAGATAACATTTGATCCATATTGTATAGTGTGTGCATGGTTCTTCCTACCTCACAGTATAATAAATTTTGGTATAATCCAGAAATCAAAACTTCAGTTAGTGTTCTGATGGGATCACTTGGTATGTCATGCAGGTCTTAAATAACGAAGCCTACTGACAAATGAGCACCAACTGAAAAATTGTATGGTTTTTATAGTGCCCCACCTGTAAGCGTAGTTTCAAGAGTTACTCTAGAATGTCATTTAAAGTATGCAGTCTCTTTAAATTTGTTCCTAAGTATTCTTAGACTACAGGTGCTTTCTAGAAGTATGCCTAAGTGTCAGTTTACAAATCTGGATGAAGCCCCATTCATGAACTTGCAATTCAAATCACTgggaaaaaagaacatgaaacaaaaaaagcacttaaacaGGCCATGACTGCTATTACGTCTGCAGTCCTTCTGTACAGAGAAAAGTCTGTAAAGCTTTCTCCATGCAGAGAAAAAGTCTAGAATGCTTCTGTAGAGAGAAAAATGGTTCCTGCAGCTTATGAAGCTGTGTGAGAGTTCTATTTCCAGTCCATCACGTTAGCTCTGAAATGGCATGTCAGGAACTTAAAACAAGTTTAACTTTTGAACCACATGGCTTTGTACCCATGAAGAAATGCCCCGCGGACCTTGCAGTTTGGCCTATATTCATACCACATTACCAAAATTATAGTATTATCTAAGTCTGATCGCAGGCTTAAAATGTGTGAAATGATTGACTTATAATTAGTGGTCTCTTAAGGTTGattttgaataaataataaaattctgGAGCAGTACTTCATTCCATCTTCCAGGGTTTGTGCAGTAGCTACTACCATAACTCCATAAGCAACGACTAGTGTTCTGTTCTTACCAGGAATAAAAGGTGGTCAACAGCTGGCCACAAACGTCATGGGATTTACAAAAGTTTCTGACTATAATTGATTGTGGGATTTTGGTGAGTAactgggagggtggggaggagaagctctgcaaacctcacttgtgcatgaaggaattattttcagatttttatggTTTTACAGTAGAAGTTCATTTCAGCTGTTCTGTATCTATGTTTGAAAAGGGTATAGAGAAGCATGACTTTGGATCATTATTTAGTAGtgcttgaaacaaaaaaacatcactgaagtgcaatatgaaatgaaatctagtggtgctttttaaaaactgcataaCTATCTCATGAAATACTGCAGTATCTATGTTGGAGTGCCCAGGAGATTAATCATCATAGTCTGGTTTTATAGGATTTGTCACAGCGTAACAATCGTAATCAAATCATAAGCAGAAATTGTCACccttttttcaaatacagatgTATAACAGAttcatatatttgttttcacagaCTTCCTTATATCATCACTATTCAACAGACAAAGGCCTGGACAGGCCCTCTAGGTAAGAAATACAATATGTGTTCAGTAGACACAGATTGTACAGCCTGTGGGTTTTCTGTGTGACATGAAGCCAGCAAATGTTACAGAGAGTCAAATTTTAACATTCACTTTGTAAGCTGACAAAATAGAGAGATGCACAGAGAGGATGTTCATATTTTGATACTGAAGTGTAAATCTTACTTTTGCTTTACAAGGACTTTCTGTTTACATTCAAAACAAGCTATGCTGTATTTTGGGTCTTCCCTCTAACACTCCTGAGCTTCTCTCTCAACTGCAGCAATCTATCATTTAACCTTACTGCCTGCAGCTCTTCCAGTGCTGTCTCCCGAAGCATGCCAACCTCACCTGTTCTCAGACTCTGACTTTTTCCTATCTTTGTGCTGAACATCTAGTACCAAAAAATAGTCAAAAAAAACttcatgcatttatttcaaagcCTTCACTATGAAAACAGTGTAGAAATTTTGTATAAGACTTTAAAACGAGCAGGTGAAGAAGAAATTCAGCTTTCCTCTGTGAAATACGCTGTAAGATGTCTGAGGCCACTGCTTCTCCCCTTTACATGTTTTTGATGTACTTGTTCTGGCATTGTTTGGTCTATAAACCAATAATATAATTATGAGCttactttttaaattcctgAACTCCCATCTCAGAATTAGACTGCTGCTAATACTGCTTATTTCTGTAGTTCTGCAAGTACTGCGAGCGactacagaaaaagaaggaagtcGGAACCTGCTGTAAGTCATCAGAGGGTGCCCAGTGATCAGAACGCAAACAGGCCTAACCTGGGCCGCACAGATATGCAAGGCCCCTATACCACCCTTAGAAAGCCTTTAACTAGCTCGTCTCCTTCTTCTCCATCAAGAGCAAAAGGTAAGAGGAGAGCATGTTTGTTAGCAGAAAACCACTGATGATGTGTTGTACAATAGATTGGTAGTAAATGCAACTTTCTGCTGTTGCTCAGTGCACTTTACTGGGAGATTTACTATATGAAACAAAGGAACAGCTTTGGGCCTTTCATGAAAGGCTGACTTGTTTATTCTTACATGTGTAATTTTAAGCTGAAAAGATGGATTTGTAACAAGGATTTTCCAGCATCAACTGCTTATtctaacaaaagaaaattgacTAAATGATGATTTTGCTACAACATATAAACCCATCAAGTTTTAACTCCACTACTCTCTTACTAGATTATTGtgattttaaaactgttttcagtatATACAGAAAGTAAATCAAGACAAATAgcataaaagattaaaatgtgTTTCCAGAATACTATCTGTTGTCTTAGACATCGTCAGTTATCAGGACCTAATTTAATCAAGTAAATATCCCTATTCCAATTTTTGATTTTGTAAATCCTTGAAGTATTTATTACAGCATATATACAATCTAATTAGCAGCTTCTTCCAAGTAACTCACTGTCACATTACTGTTCTCCATGtctctccagaaaaaaagataattgaaTCAGTTCTTGGTTTGGGCTTGgggttttgggtggggttttatCGTAAGGCAAAATGTTTTGAGTAAAACACACGATGTAAGTAATACACAGAGTAATATCATATACAATATGTATCCTTCTGTTTAAGTTACTATTATTCATTTAATTGCTGTATTTTGTAGTTATTCTGTCTAATCAGCCTATAGTTGTATTAGGGACTGCATAAATCTTTGTAAAAGTCGATTCCCTCTGCAAAGAAAGTCATTTCCAGGCTGCAACAGAATAGGtcagacaaagaaaagcagtgagGAGTATTAAGAGTGAAGTGATGgaaaagcaaatgtattttaaacacagtgTTACAGtggtaatttaaaaagcaggtaAATTCATCCATTTGGAGTACCAGGCCAGGCAGTGAAAAATTGGTAATCTCCATTTACCTGCATTTACCTTTGACAACACCACCACTAATGAGCACTTACCATGACTTAAAACCCTTCCTGTGTTTAAAAATCCTTAAGAACTTTTACCACATCTAATTAACTTTTGGAAGGTGACCTAGCTGTGTCACTCCATTCTCTCCCAGCGTTATGAAACCTACTAGGATGTTACTTTTTCTTGGAATTAACCATTTTATTGAAGAAGCAGCACATTATAAGCTGTTTGATCAGCATGGACTTTGAACTCAAGTGCTTTGGTTTCTGATTCAGATTCAAGTAGTTCTCCTAGAAATGAAATTGAGTTGTCTTAAGCATGTGTCCTGAACTGAATGTTGCCACTTGAGAGCATTTTTGAAAGTTCAGTGCAAGTATGGGAGACCACAGTTCCAAATTTGTCTCATAGTGACTTCTAGATCTTGCATGCACATAAAAATATGTCTTAAAGCTTACTCAGGCTTTGTTATGGGAGTCAAAATAAGGGCTGTTGTTTCTTCTACATGCTCAGTAAAATGATACATATTCATTTACACCTGTATAACAGCTCCTTAGCCACCTTGTTCTGCCTTCTataagctgcagaaaaaaacactCCCTTCAGTTCTATCGCACAGGGAAAGAGTGGGCTACCTATGCTACCTATTAACAACTGGGGGAAATTTCCCATTTGATCTTATATAAAGATTTATCTATCTTAATTATCTTAGAATATACAGTTGCTGTGCAATCTCTGAGCATTATCCAGCTCAAAAATTCTGAACAGCTTCTTTCAGAATCCACAGGTGGAAAGTCAATATTTGACTGAGGTCTAGGTTTGTCATTTGGCTTCATCTTTAAATCCTTTGCAGCTTTTATTATCTGTTGACCTGCTTCAAAATCAATATTAATGCTTGGTTTCTTACAGTGCTTTGGCAGGGGGTTGTGGACAGGGTAACTTCTCCATAATTCCTAAGGAAGTCTTTTTGATATTCAAATTATCATGAGTACATTTTTACAGCTGGAAAGTAACTTAATTATTAGCTCTGCTGCCTATGTACTGACCTAAGTTGATAGATACGTTAATTACTGTCTTTTCTAGCCTTTCTAATACTTACTGATGTTAATTCCAACTTTCTGAATCTTTTAATTTCTGGCAATGTCTCTTCTTTACCATGCTGCTCTATGGATTATAAAGGTGGGGATATTAGCAAAGTATATCCATCCCTTTTAAGTTATTCAGTGCACAACCACAACACCTCAAATGAATTAGATTACTGTAGCACTTACAGACAACATTTAGCTGTTCCAACTGATTCAAGAAGGGCAATCAGCTACAAGAATGGCTGGCAAATGACTCGTCAAAATGCAGAAGTCTGGAGCAGCACAGAAGAAACTACTTCTCCAAAGAGAAAATCTCGTAGCTGTGATGATCTGTTAACAGATGATCGTGATAGCTTTCCCGATGCACAGGCCAAGTCTGAAAGCATGGGCTCTCTGTTATGCGAGGAGGACTCCAAAGAAGTCTGCTCAATGAACTGGGCCTCCCCGTATGTTCCTGAGGGCCACAGTAGTAGTAGTAGGTCAAGAGTTCGTCACAGATCTGCACATGATGCCCCGGGTTTcctaaaaatgtacaaaaagaTGCACCGCATCAATCGCAAGGACTTGATGAATTCTGAAGTTATTTGTTCTGTGAAGTCCAGAATACTGCAGTATGAAAAAGAACAGCACAAAGGTATTCTTCAAGGCTGGAGAGAGTCTTCTACTGAAGAGGTGCCCAGAGATATGGTGCCAACCAGGATATctgaatttgaaaaattaattcagaagtCAAAATCAATGCCGAACCTAGGTGATGAAATGTTGTCAACTGTTACACTAGAGCCTCCTAAAAATGGCTTATGTCCAAAGAGGCGATTTTCTATCGAATCCttgctggaagaagaaaatcaaggCAGACATCCCTCTCAGGTACAACGGAGCTACAAGTCTAAAACCCTGGTGCCAATTCATATTGAAGTGACCAGTGATGAGCCACAACGATCGCATATGGATTTTTCAGACAGTGATCAAGATGGAGTGGTTTCTGACCTCAGTGACTTTATCCAGATAGAGGGTTCATCCTTTTGTAGTGAAAGTGACTTTGACCACTTTTCCTTTACATCATCTGAAAGCTTTTATGGATCAggccatcaccaccaccaccaccaccatcaccacagGCATCTCATCAGTTCCTGCAAAGGGCGATGCCCAGCATCCTACACGCGCTTCACCACCATGCTAAAACATGAAAGGGCTAAACAAGAAACCACTGAAGATCCAAGGAGACAGGAAGCAGAATCTGGCCTCTCTAAGATAGCATTCCTAGTCAGTCCAGTGCCTTTCCggaggaaaaaaagtgcagctcctaaaaaacaaactgaaaagaaaaaatgcaagtcATCTGTATTTGAAGCACTAGATTCTGCACTTAAAGACATCTGTGACcaaattaaagctgaaaaaagaaggggaagcTTGCCTGACAACAGTATATTACACAGACTTATTACTGAGCTGCTTCCAGACATTCCAGAAAGGAATTCATCTCTCAAAGCTCTGAAAAGGAGTCCCATGCACCAGCCTTTTCATCCACTGCCTCAAGATGGTGCTATCCATTGCCCACTGTACCAGAATGATTGTGGAAGATTACCTCTTAGTGCCTCTTTTCCAGACATGGACGCAACTAACAACAACGATAGTGCACTGTGTTTCCAAGGTGgattaacttttttcctctatCCCTGTGATTTACTTATCCAACCTTACCCCCTGTATTTCCCACCCTTTCTCATTCCGTTTTTGTGTCGTCTGCAAGCAGCTTTCATCCCACAAAATTCTTAATGAAGGATGTCATTTTTACATAGGTGATGAGGGTAGATAAATTTGCTGTCTATTCACAAAATACAGTAATCTGGACAGCTGGAGTGATGGTATATTTCAACTAATAGATAATTAGTGTTATAAATTATAACGGTGGTGTTAAATTAAGCaatgtggggggttttttcccccccaagaAGAATACCTTACTGAAAGTGAATGCATGCATCGTAAGATGCTggtcaaacagaaaacaatatgCAGATAGCCcttcctttattattattaaaaaaaaaatctgcatgtgAAACATGTTGTACTGTATAGTTTTGTTACATGTAAATGATTAAAATGCTGTTAATTCTTCCAGTATCATAGAAAGttgattctgttttcttattaaaatgcaCTAATTCCACTGCTTTATATTACTTTTTGTGAATAGACCCTAAGGTCATTTTAGGGGGGTTCCATTTCCGCTGTTCAAACAATACCATTTCCAATTTCTGTGGCAGCAAAACTAGTTCTTCTCATAGAATTTTAATATATCTatgaaattttaagaaatatccTATCCTTTTAGAAGGGAAATTATCGATAATCAAAACTTGAATGAGACTGTCAGGGTGGgtacaataatttaaaaagtctgtcttGACCGTAATCTGGTTTTAAAGTTACTACTTTGAGTTGTTCAttgctctgctgctctttttctcaaaaaaaaaaaaaattgcttgagCTTAAAATGTTCTTAGAGTTTAACCTTGCAATATTAAAAGAAGCAAACCAGATTCACAGCAGGAGTGCACAAAGGTGTATCCCAGATGATTTAGATTAATGTCTTTGGCAAGTCtgtcatttatttctctttttacatGGTAACATATCTGTGTTAAAGAATTCTGCTTCTAGATATACAGTCTTCTGTGACAGGGCATCTTTGAGAATTACAAAGCTGTTATTGAAATCACAAGTGGATATAAGAAAGAATGTCTTTAATATATCAATTATGCAATATTTGATTGGACCAAATTACTTATCTTTAATctcacatatttttctgtaacttttgCAAGTACCACATcagtaaatatgtatttcaatAGAAATCAGAACTGAAGCTGTTATCGTCTCCTCTTAACTACTTAAAATGGGTGTATTGAGGACAGAgaatttggaaagaaacagctgTGAAATGCAGTTCAGAAATGAATTAGTCATACTTGAGGACTAATTATAATTAACCCTGGCTGGCAGAACTACACGATGAGACTGAAGTTGTGGGAAATTGCACAGGCCACATATCACAGTTGCTAAATGAGAATTTTCCAGTCCCTGAAAATAAGGAAATCCACAGTGCAGGGTAAATGTGGGTTCCTAATAGCTTCTGCAGCTATGAAGGAGCCTGGCATGAGGAAAGTGGTACACTCTGTCAACATTAATAACCCTAAAGTAGCATGGAGAATGAGTACAGCAGAATATTCCATTGACTTCCATCAGCTCCAGTCATGGCTGAGCTCCACTTCTAATGaagttttatgttttgttgGATTTGCGTGTGTCTCTTACAGCCACTATCCACACAGAGACCCCAAactcacagcaaaaaaaacactgaaaactaCCAATATTGACCGCCTAAGGAGCTGTATAGAAATAAAGGAATTGTTCTTCCTaaagctgctgcattttctctccttccctcccacgtccttctctttctgctagagtttaaagaaaaaactaatAGATTTGTTTGGAAGCATCATATTTTAGGCTTATGCAGTAAGCATAGATCCTCATTCACAGGCACATGACATATCAAGAAAGCTGTCCAGAACTGGGATTGTGATATACTAGTTGGTGATGACATGCTTGCAACCAATGGCATAAGTAATACAGTTACCTCATTTTTTGCATCCACTGTATTTATCAGTAGCCTCAAGTTTCTGGAGCTTAGCCCACAGCCCACTGGAGACCATTTACATCTTTCTTCTATAAGACCCCAACATAATGGATGAGATGctttcaagtcttttttttccacttgtacTTCTTTAGAAATGTGTGGGCTTGATAAGAACGGATTGTGTGAATGACGTCAAAGGAAGACAAACATCAGTCTAGCAGGTATCACGGTGGCAGTAGGAGACTAAAATAGTAAATCTCAGAAGTCAAGAGGCAGTTCATTTCATCCTGTGGTCTGGAATAATTctgttatattttcatttcacattgGCAACTTGCAGAGCTATAGAGtgtaagattttatttttattaaaacatgaaaagaagtaTTCACCATCCTATAATAAACCCTCCCTAATAAACATTGGTAAACTGGGCTTTAGAGAAAATCTGCCACATAGATTGGTGAGTAATGATTTGTACTCCACCTCTTAAAGCAgagttgtttttattaaataacaTCCTTTTAAATTCCCTTGTGTTGTCTAACAAGTGGCCTGGTAAAGTAGAAATGCATCTTAGATCCCTTAGGAGcaaacaatttttcttcattattttctcattgAAGCATGCTTTAATCACGTTTTGTGCATGTAATTATGTGTTGATATTGCTGGCATTCTGAAACAGTTTCTTGGAACCTGATGAAGTCCTGGTACTGCTGTCACATCTTCCATTTGGTCCAGTAAGGGTGGATCCTTTCGTACAGTAAGGCATAATTTTGCTCTCTCGATCCTCTATAATATCAGAGGACAGTCGCTGCTTGagagtatcttttttttctttaaaggtgcACTTTAGCCATCATAtcatatgcttttctttctattaaaggtaaaataaaacatttcaacaTCTCTTCACCCCCCTAAATGAAACCAAGCAGCATCACAGATTTGAatagttttgtttaatttacCCTAGCTTCAcatgatttctgttttcagtagaCCAGGAGTCTCCTGGAAGCTATTCTGCTTTTACTGATGTGGGACGATGTACTccaagagagagaagaggaactACAGACAAAGAGGTAGTGAGACAACAATAAATAATGCAGCAATATCCATATGGAAAATTGGTAACATATCTGAGACAAGACTTGTGTAAGCTTTAAGACACTAATAATACAGACCAAAGGAACAGTCACTTGTCATATCATCAGATGGGATAGCatccttctttttcattaagGAGATAGGTActtcaagaaattaaaagaatatcAAGCTTTATAAGCTGTATCTTCTATTTATGTTTAATTAGATATGGACATAAGTTTACTAGTCATTGATAGGCTCTGTCAAAGCTGACTGAAGTGGGTGTTTGGGACAGAGAAGAATAGCAGATGTGACTGGGGAAAGGCTCTTTTGAGAACCAGAGCCTTACACAAAGAAACTGCCTCAGTAGTTTCAAAACTGATACAAAGAACATCTGTATTTCaccattatttttgtttagaaagagCAAAACCACTGCTGTTAGTGTGTTAGACAAAACCACTTATCCTAAGAGTGATCTCTAAGTTCTGTAACAGTTGGTGATTGTAATTATATACTGACTGCTTATATTAATGCTTTGGAAGAGGAAATGGAAGCAGGCATACAACCTTTGAAGGAAACACAAAGTATCACTGAAAAGAATACACAAAACAATGGAGTGTATCACTCAGTATCTTAAGAATATTTCTAGATCTAGAATTATAAATGCTCTACAGACAGGCTACAGGGATTTTATGCAATCATTAAGTACATTTATATTAACCAACATCTACAGACCATAGATTGTTAACATttcccattgattttttttaacatactgCACAAAATAACGGCAGCATAAGAAAGCACTGTATTTTAATTGCTAATGTTTAAGTTTTTGCTCTGAGCCGTTTACCTTGTTAAATGGTGGTACAGGTTAGAGCTGGCTGCAGGATCTGAATTTAGATCCACTTACACCCCACTGACATGGTTATATTGCTGCAATTCAGTTAAGAGTCTGATTTCAAAGAAAGACTGCGCATTACaaaataaaggttaaaaaacTTCCAGGCGCCATACTGTGTGTTCCTTTTAAAGTTTTGTGACATTGGAAGTCACCTTTCAATTTGAAAACGTAAAATACTTACACTACAAGCCATTCGTAAGATCATAGTActttaaaaagatgaaagaagaaaggcttCTCTGTTCCTGGTATGTTTTGTACATTTcgaagtattttgtttttaatcaattCCACTGATCTTTTAATATTACCCCCCATCCCATTATTTACTTTAGTAGTTACAGCACCAGCTGTACCAAAATCAGGAAAGAGTGAAAAGGGCTTGGCTACAGGTGATGATATGAATATCCCTTCCCATCTAAAAGACTATTTTTAACAACAGCAGagaacataaaaatgtttttaagtttAGGCTATCTTATTTGAAAGAGACCTGTTATGGAAAATTGTATTAGCATTACAAAATGCAAGTT is from Phalacrocorax carbo chromosome 4, bPhaCar2.1, whole genome shotgun sequence and encodes:
- the SORBS2 gene encoding sorbin and SH3 domain-containing protein 2 isoform X10, with amino-acid sequence MNTDSGGCARKRAAMSVTLTAVKRVQSSPNLLASGSDSQSPDSAWRSYNDGSRETLNGDASSSSLTAKGFRSVRPNLQDKKSPTQAQITVNGNSGTAASPVSHFQRPFSPSSAYPPPASLNSNIVIMQHGRMMESTETYSQHVQTVGSSTTSSTIPICRSSEEEKKITVIKAPHYAGIGPVDESGIPTAIRTTVDRPKDWYKTMFKQIHMVHKPDDDTDMYNTAYAYSTGSYSPSFSAQAHPAAKMQTYRPLSKSASDSSSDAFKVSSPLPPPHVPPPVPPHRLRERSTPEKNDWDPPDRKVDTRKFRSEPRSIFEYEPGKSSILEHERPTSLYHHYSTDKGLDRPSSSASTASDYRKRRKSEPAVSHQRVPSDQNANRPNLGRTDMQGPYTTLRKPLTSSSPSSPSRAKGGDISKVYPSLLSYSVHNHNTSNELDYCSTYRQHLAVPTDSRRAISYKNGWQMTRQNAEVWSSTEETTSPKRKSRSCDDLLTDDRDSFPDAQAKSESMGSLLCEEDSKEVCSMNWASPYVPEGHSSSSRSRVRHRSAHDAPGFLKMYKKMHRINRKDLMNSEVICSVKSRILQYEKEQHKGILQGWRESSTEEVPRDMVPTRISEFEKLIQKSKSMPNLGDEMLSTVTLEPPKNGLCPKRRFSIESLLEEENQGRHPSQVQRSYKSKTLVPIHIEVTSDEPQRSHMDFSDSDQDGVVSDLSDFIQIEGSSFCSESDFDHFSFTSSESFYGSGHHHHHHHHHHRHLISSCKGRCPASYTRFTTMLKHERAKQETTEDPRRQEAESGLSKIAFLVSPVPFRRKKSAAPKKQTEKKKCKSSVFEALDSALKDICDQIKAEKRRGSLPDNSILHRLITELLPDIPERNSSLKALKRSPMHQPFHPLPQDGAIHCPLYQNDCGRLPLSASFPDMDATNNNDSALCFQDQESPGSYSAFTDVGRCTPRERRGTTDKEKLPARAVYDFKAQTSKELSFKKGDTVYILRKIDQNWYEGEHHGRVGIFPISYVEKLSPPEKAQPARPPPPAQIGEIGEAIAKYNFSADTNVELSLRKGDRVILLKRVDQNWYEGKIPGTNRQGIFPVSYVEVIKKNASKSVDDYPDPPIAHSYSSDRIHHLSSTKPQRPVLAHENIHGGGEPFQALYNYTPRNEDELELREGDVIDVMEKCDDGWFVGTSRRTKFFGTFPGNYVKRL